A stretch of Paracoccus seriniphilus DNA encodes these proteins:
- a CDS encoding amidohydrolase family protein — protein sequence MTPKITFEEHFMAPGFEKHSEAFLKLIPRAQAERLMQRLNDFDGERLELMDKGGIVRTVLSLTGPGPQGEPDDTATEAAQRANDYLAQKIALRPDRLSGFAALPMHDPEAAVVELRRAVKELGFLGCLVNGHTHGTYYDAPEYDVFWAELERLDVPLYLHPANAYATPYVLQGMPVLQGATWGWGVETGSHALRLLFAGVFDRFPGVRIVLGHMGEALPFLRWRYDSRFGAYPMGVDLKLKPSQYFTRNILITTSGVCSHPSLMGALGEMGEEGVMFSVDYPYEDTEAAVAFIETAPLDDRAKRMVCHDTAAGLLGLPLASDA from the coding sequence ATGACGCCCAAAATCACATTCGAAGAACACTTCATGGCTCCGGGGTTCGAAAAGCACTCGGAAGCATTCCTGAAACTGATCCCGAGGGCCCAGGCCGAACGTCTGATGCAGCGGTTGAACGATTTCGACGGCGAGCGGCTGGAGCTGATGGACAAGGGCGGTATCGTGCGCACGGTTCTGTCATTGACAGGCCCCGGCCCGCAGGGAGAGCCCGACGATACGGCGACAGAGGCCGCGCAGCGGGCCAATGACTATCTTGCGCAAAAGATTGCATTGCGCCCCGACCGGCTTTCCGGTTTTGCGGCGCTGCCAATGCATGACCCCGAGGCGGCGGTGGTCGAGCTGCGCCGCGCGGTGAAGGAGCTTGGCTTCCTGGGCTGCCTGGTGAATGGGCACACGCATGGCACCTATTACGATGCGCCTGAATATGACGTGTTCTGGGCCGAACTGGAACGGCTGGATGTGCCGCTATATCTGCATCCGGCCAACGCCTATGCGACGCCATATGTGCTGCAGGGCATGCCGGTGCTGCAGGGCGCGACCTGGGGCTGGGGTGTGGAAACCGGCAGCCACGCGCTGCGGCTGTTGTTTGCCGGTGTCTTCGACCGCTTTCCGGGGGTCAGAATTGTGCTGGGCCATATGGGCGAGGCGCTGCCATTCCTGCGCTGGCGTTATGACTCGCGTTTTGGCGCCTATCCGATGGGCGTCGATCTGAAGCTGAAACCCTCGCAGTATTTCACCCGCAATATCCTCATCACCACCTCGGGCGTATGTTCGCATCCCTCGCTGATGGGGGCCTTGGGCGAGATGGGCGAAGAAGGCGTGATGTTCTCGGTCGACTATCCCTATGAGGATACCGAGGCCGCAGTCGCCTTCATCGAAACTGCGCCGCTGGATGACCGCGCAAAGCGGATGGTCTGCCATGATACCGCCGCGGGCCTGCTGGGCCTGCCGCTGGCATCCGACGCGTGA
- a CDS encoding aromatic ring-hydroxylating dioxygenase subunit alpha, whose protein sequence is MKMLPIDKRYVWPAAGLERVPDWAYTSQEIYDREVERIFHGPTWNYVGLDAEVPDAGDFVRSYVGPTPVVMVRDEEGEINVFENRCSHRAAEFCRELRGNTDEFVCPYHQWSYDLKGNLSGVPFRRGVNGEGGMGPDFRPENHGVKKLHVTRHNGAVFASFSDAVEPLEDYLGEEMLSDFEAVFSGRKLRVLGHYRHTLSGNWKLYPENLKDPYHATLLHTFLVTFGLLVAGNKSAMIVDPKGRHSTMASAKSDGTAVSEENKAEMRAYRDGLALADPRLMDFIPEFDSPWSVTMQVVWPGLIVQREMNTLGVRQIVPNGPNEFTMVWTMFGYEDDDEEMTRHRLRQGNLMGPAGFLGLEDNEAIKFVQDGMLNSTGGEHLVVLDPKVPAGTSNTLISEAAIRAMYKHWRQEMGL, encoded by the coding sequence ATGAAAATGCTGCCGATAGACAAGCGCTACGTCTGGCCTGCGGCCGGACTCGAGCGGGTGCCGGACTGGGCCTATACCAGTCAGGAAATCTATGATCGCGAGGTCGAGCGGATATTTCACGGGCCGACATGGAATTATGTCGGGCTGGATGCCGAAGTGCCCGATGCCGGTGATTTCGTGCGCTCTTATGTCGGGCCGACACCGGTCGTCATGGTGCGCGATGAAGAGGGCGAGATCAATGTCTTCGAGAACCGTTGTTCGCACCGCGCTGCCGAATTCTGTCGCGAATTGCGTGGCAATACAGATGAATTCGTCTGCCCATATCATCAGTGGAGCTATGACCTGAAGGGCAATCTTTCCGGTGTGCCCTTCCGGCGCGGCGTGAATGGAGAAGGGGGCATGGGCCCCGATTTCCGCCCCGAGAACCATGGTGTCAAGAAGCTGCATGTGACCCGTCACAATGGTGCGGTCTTTGCCTCGTTCAGCGATGCCGTCGAGCCGCTGGAAGACTATCTTGGCGAAGAAATGCTGAGTGATTTCGAGGCGGTCTTTTCCGGGCGCAAGCTGCGGGTTCTGGGTCATTACAGGCACACGCTGTCGGGCAACTGGAAACTGTATCCCGAGAACCTGAAAGACCCCTATCACGCCACGCTGCTGCATACCTTCCTTGTGACCTTCGGGCTTCTGGTGGCGGGCAACAAATCGGCGATGATCGTCGACCCCAAGGGGCGCCATTCGACCATGGCCTCGGCCAAGAGCGACGGAACCGCCGTGTCCGAGGAAAACAAGGCCGAGATGCGCGCCTATCGCGATGGTCTGGCCCTGGCGGATCCGCGTCTGATGGATTTCATTCCCGAATTCGACAGCCCGTGGTCGGTGACCATGCAGGTCGTCTGGCCGGGCCTGATCGTGCAACGCGAGATGAATACGCTGGGGGTGCGCCAGATCGTTCCCAATGGCCCCAATGAGTTCACCATGGTCTGGACCATGTTCGGATATGAGGATGACGATGAGGAAATGACCCGCCATCGCCTGCGGCAGGGAAATCTGATGGGACCGGCAGGCTTTCTGGGGCTGGAGGACAACGAGGCGATCAAATTCGTGCAGGACGGGATGCTGAACTCGACCGGCGGTGAACATCTTGTGGTGCTTGATCCCAAGGTGCCTGCGGGCACGTCGAACACCCTGATCTCGGAAGCGGCGATCAGGGCGATGTATAAGCACTGGCGACAGGAGATGGGGCTGTGA
- a CDS encoding aromatic-ring-hydroxylating dioxygenase subunit beta, with the protein MSVTETRADDAALRRAARLDIEDFNAAYCAVLDDGNLEDWPEFFTEDAFYNVTSRENFDHDRPVGLVYCENKAMLQDRALAIAKTSMFGPRYLRHYITNTQVTGIEADGTICALANYILVETLAELPEGRLHQAGRLIDRFRRQEDGRVLLSSRIAVYDTLLVHNALVLPI; encoded by the coding sequence GTGAGCGTGACCGAGACCCGCGCAGATGATGCCGCGTTGCGCCGTGCGGCGCGCCTGGATATCGAAGATTTCAACGCCGCCTATTGCGCGGTTCTGGATGATGGCAATCTTGAAGACTGGCCCGAATTCTTCACCGAGGATGCGTTCTACAATGTGACCAGTCGCGAGAATTTCGACCATGATCGGCCCGTCGGACTGGTCTATTGCGAGAACAAGGCGATGCTGCAGGATCGGGCGCTGGCGATTGCCAAGACCTCGATGTTCGGGCCGCGCTATCTGCGCCATTATATCACCAATACGCAGGTCACCGGGATCGAGGCGGATGGCACGATCTGTGCGCTGGCCAACTATATTCTGGTTGAAACACTGGCCGAACTGCCCGAGGGGCGGCTTCATCAGGCTGGGCGGCTGATCGACCGGTTCCGTCGGCAGGAAGACGGCCGCGTTCTGCTGTCGTCACGCATTGCGGTCTATGACACGCTTCTGGTGCATAACGCCCTGGTGCTGCCAATCTGA